In Sandaracinaceae bacterium, the genomic window CGCCGGCTGCGCAGATGTTCGGCGGCGCGGGGCGCGAGTACCGCTTCCAGCATGGCACCAAGCGCGAGACGTTCGGGCAGATCGCCGTAAAGGCGCGCCAGCACGCCAGCCGCAACCCCTACGCGCTGTTCAACAACACGCTCACGCTCGAAGAGGTCATGGCCTCGCCCGACGTGTTCGACCCGCTCACGCGCTACCAATGCTGCCCACCCACCTGCGGCGCGGGCGCGGCCATCCTGTGCTCGGACGAGTTCGCCGCCAAGCACGGCATCACCAACGCCGTGTACATCGCGGCCCAGGCCATGACCACCGACTACGCCAGCAGCTTCGAGGAGCGCTCGATGGTCAAGATGGTGGGCTACGACATGACCAAGACGGCGGCGCAGAAGGTCTACGAAGCGGCAGGGGTCGGCCCGGAGGACGTGGACGTGGTCGAGCTGCACGACTGCTTCACGGCCAACGAGCTGCTCACGTACGAGGGGCTCGGTCTGTGCCCCGAGGGCGGCGCGGAGCAGTTCATCTGGGACGCGGACAACACCTACGGGGGCAAGGTGGTGACGAACCCCTCGGGGGGCCTCTTGTCCAAGGGGCACCCCCTGGGCGCCACGGGGCTCGCGCAGTGCACCGAGCTGGTGTGGCAGCTGCGTGGCCAGGCGGAGCAGCGCCAGGTGGAGGGTGCGCGTGTGGCGCTCCAGCACAACCTGGGGCTGGGTGGCGCGTGCGTGGTGACCATGTACCGCCGCGACTGACACGACGTGTCCGCTCGAGGAGGCGCCCGTGGATGTCGATTCAGCGACACAGGCGTTTCCAACGCGAAAAATCCGTACCGAACCTCCCACGAGGTCCCCGCCCGAGGGGCGCTCCGGGGGCGCTCGCGTGCTAAGCGACGCACATGTCCGCGCGCTCCATCAGCCTTCGTTCGCTCCGCTCGCAAAAGTTGCCGGAGCTCATCGCCCGCCTGCTCGAGTCTCCACTGCCTGCGCGCGTCCAGCGCATCGGCGACCAGACGCTGAAGCGCGTGAGCCAGCGATACCCAGCGGTGGCGCGCTTGGTGAGCCGGGGCGAGAAGTCCCTGCGCGAAGGCACAGCCGCCGCGCTGCTGGAGCGCTTCGGGCTCTCATGGCCGGGAGCGGCCAACACTGCTGAGGGGCCGCGGACGAACCCGGCCACTGCAGCTGCGGCGGCGTCCGGGCCCGTGCGGAACGATGTCACGCCGGATGTGCACACGCCGCCCGCACTGGACGAGTCAGCGGGAGCTCGAGCGTCGGGGACCGCAACTGTGGAGTCCGCGAGCACCGCCCAGGAGGAGCCACCGGCCAAGCGCGGTGAGCAGGCCGCGGCGAGCCTTCTGGCGCTCCGCAAAGGCCTCGCCGCGATCTCGTGGAGCGCACGCGCCGAGGCGATCCAACGCTTCGGCGAAGACGCTGGCGCGCCAGCCGTCCCTGCCCTGGTGGCCGCGTTGAGCGATGGCAGCGCCGAGGTGGCCGCATCCGCCGCGGACTGCCTGGGCGCGCTCGGCGAGGTCGCCGAAGGTGCCCTGAAGGGCGACATCGAGCAGTCCCTGCGGTTCGTCTTGGCCGACCCGGAGGGCTACTGGAGCCCAGTCACGCGCGCAGCCTCGGTCGCCGCGCTGATCCGCTGCATGGCGAGCGGCGGGGTCGACGACGACGAGACCCTGGGCCCCGTCGACGACGCGCTGCGTGACATCGACGCCGAGGTCAGCCTGGCGACCATCGCGGCCCTCGCGCTGCTGCCGCGTCGCATCTCGACGCCGCGTCTGCTCAAGCTGCTCCGCGACGACAGCGGCTTCTTCATCCGCCCCGTACGTCTCGCTGCGGCGCGCGTGCTGGCGAGCGTCGGCCTCGACGATGCCGAGCGCGAAGCATTGCTCAGCCGCGAGCACGACTCAGACGTCCGCACGGCCCTCTCGGCCTGACGCGGAGCCTGGCCTCCGCAGACGCGCCCGCAGCCCCCTGGACATGTGCGGCGCCGACGCCGTGGCATCACGCTCCGCCCTCCGCACGACGGCTGTGCCCTTCGAGCTGACTGGCGCTCCCATGGCGAGCCTTGGTGGCGGCAGGACCGTTGTCGATAGGCGTGGCCGCAGCGGTGGGTGGGCGCTCGTTCACAGGCGCGGTGTCGCTCGGACGGGACTTCGCGAGCAGCCCTGTTGCGTCGTACTCCAAGCTCGAGCGCGTCTGCTTCTGCGATCTCCCGTGTGATGTAAATCACCAATGACGCGATGCGTCAGAAAATCACCGAGCAGGTCATCGCCGGCAACCCCTTGTCTTTCATAGACATTTCACCGCACGTTCGATCATTCTCGGAACACACGTTCCGAATATTCGCGGATCCCCCGCTTGTCCACGACGCGGTGTGAGTCCAGGTATGCGTGTGTACGACGCGGCGCGTCATTTTGGCGCCCACGTCCCCGCTACCACCCGCAGCTCCGGCCCCGTGCCGGTCCGGCCGGAGTCCACCTGGCCGACGAAGGCACGGCTGCGTCCACTCCTCGACTCCACCATGACAGCACCTGCCTATATCACCGCCGTCGGCGCCTACCTCCCCGGTGCGCCAGTCGACAACGACACGATGGAAGAGCGCCTGGGCCTCGTGGCTGGCGCGCCCAGCCGCTACCGCAAGCGCATCCTGCGCAACAACGGCATCGCGTCGCGACACTACGCCATCGACCCCGAGGGCCGCCAGACGCACCTCAACGAGGAGCTGGCCGCGCACGCCGTGCGCGATGCCCTCCGAGACCGCAGCTACGCGCTCGAGCGCGTGGGCATGCTCAGCCTCGGCACCACGATCCCGGACGTGCTCATGCCCGGCTTCGCGTCGATGGTGCACGGTCGTCTCGGCGGCGCCCCGCTCGAGACGCTGTCGTCCTCCGGCGTGTGCGCCTCGAGCCTGGCCGCGCTGCGGCACGCGGTGAACGCCGTGCGCCTCGGCGAGCACGCCGTGGCCGTCGCGGGCGGCAGCGAGCTCCCCTCGCCTGTGTTGCGTGGGGACCGCTTCGCCGAAGAGAGCCAGCTGGCGCCCGAGCGTGAAGACCCCGCGGGCTCCTACCAGTACTTCAACGCCGACTTCCTGCGCTGGATGCTCTCCGACGGTGCGGGCGCGGTGGTGGTGGAGGGCAAGCCGCGCCCGGACGGCCTGTCGCTGCGCGTCGACTGGCTGACGCTGCGCTCGTTCGCGAACGAGTACGCGACGTGCATGTACATGGGACAGAACGACCCGTCGAACCCTCGCGTCGGCAGCACCTGGCTGAGCCAGAAGACGGCGACCGCGGCGGACCGCGAGGGCATGTTCTTGATCCGCCAGGACACCAAGCTGCTGGAGCAAGGCATCCTCGACATCGTCCCGCGCGAGTTCAAGCGCCTGGCCCTCGAGGGCCGCATCGACCCCGCGCACATCGACTGGTTCATGCCGCACGTCAGCTCCTACTTCATGGTGGAGAAGCTGCGCGGCTGGCTGAAGGACAGCGGCCTGAACCCCGAGTCCGTGTGGACGAACCTGCGCACGAAGGGCAACACGGGCTCCGCCAGCATCTTCATCATGCTGGAGGAGGCGGTCCGCTCCGGGATGCTGAAGCGCGGTCAGCGCATCCTGATCATGGTGCCCGAGTCGGGTCGCATGACCGCCTGCTACGGCCACCTGACGGTGGTCGGCCCGGAGGACCTCGACGCCGACGGCAACGAAGCCTCGCTCGCGTCGGCGCGGACCACGGGCAGCGTGACGACCGCGGCCGCCGCGTGGCGTCCCCCGAGCACACCCATCGCCGCCCACGCCCAACCGCTGCCTGGCGCTTCCACGCAGTCCGTCCTCGCAACGCCCGCTCCCAAGTCACCCACAGCCCCGGAACCGAAGATGACCACCGTCGCCCCATACGCCTCTCGCCTCCCCCGCACCGAGCTCGACCTGCAGAACGCGCTCGAGCGCTCGCCGCTCGGTCTGTCCTTCGCCAACCATCCGGGCGAGGTGCAGCGCTACCTCGCGACCGAGCTCGCCTTCGTGTGGCAGCAGTTCTGCGAGCGCCTCGCCCAGGTGCCCGTCGTGCGTGCGATCGAGAGCGGCGAGGTCACCGTCGAAGACTACCGGCAGCTGCTGCTCAACCTGCGCCAGCAGGTCATCGAGGGCGGTCGCTGGATCGCGCACATCGCGGCCTCCATGGGCCAGGAGCTGTTCCTGGTGCGCTCGACCATGATCCGCCACGCGGCGGAGGAGCACCGCGACTACCAGATGCTGGAGCGCAACTACGTCGCGGCCGGCGGCAAGCTCGAAGAGATCGTCAGCGCGCCAAAGAACGTGGGCTCCGAGGCCTTCTCCGCCTACATGT contains:
- a CDS encoding lipid-transfer protein, whose product is MKRRINVIGVGMTKFAKPGASPDYHEMAKEAGALALADAGIAYTEVEQAYCGYVFGDSTCGQRAVYELGLTGVPVVNVNNNCSTGSSALYLARQAIEGGLAECVLALGFEKMERGALGNKFNDRENPLGLHAEVMVSMQGVTQAPPAAQMFGGAGREYRFQHGTKRETFGQIAVKARQHASRNPYALFNNTLTLEEVMASPDVFDPLTRYQCCPPTCGAGAAILCSDEFAAKHGITNAVYIAAQAMTTDYASSFEERSMVKMVGYDMTKTAAQKVYEAAGVGPEDVDVVELHDCFTANELLTYEGLGLCPEGGAEQFIWDADNTYGGKVVTNPSGGLLSKGHPLGATGLAQCTELVWQLRGQAEQRQVEGARVALQHNLGLGGACVVTMYRRD
- a CDS encoding 3-oxoacyl-ACP synthase, which produces MTAPAYITAVGAYLPGAPVDNDTMEERLGLVAGAPSRYRKRILRNNGIASRHYAIDPEGRQTHLNEELAAHAVRDALRDRSYALERVGMLSLGTTIPDVLMPGFASMVHGRLGGAPLETLSSSGVCASSLAALRHAVNAVRLGEHAVAVAGGSELPSPVLRGDRFAEESQLAPEREDPAGSYQYFNADFLRWMLSDGAGAVVVEGKPRPDGLSLRVDWLTLRSFANEYATCMYMGQNDPSNPRVGSTWLSQKTATAADREGMFLIRQDTKLLEQGILDIVPREFKRLALEGRIDPAHIDWFMPHVSSYFMVEKLRGWLKDSGLNPESVWTNLRTKGNTGSASIFIMLEEAVRSGMLKRGQRILIMVPESGRMTACYGHLTVVGPEDLDADGNEASLASARTTGSVTTAAAAWRPPSTPIAAHAQPLPGASTQSVLATPAPKSPTAPEPKMTTVAPYASRLPRTELDLQNALERSPLGLSFANHPGEVQRYLATELAFVWQQFCERLAQVPVVRAIESGEVTVEDYRQLLLNLRQQVIEGGRWIAHIAASMGQELFLVRSTMIRHAAEEHRDYQMLERNYVAAGGKLEEIVSAPKNVGSEAFSAYMFHNALQPNPLNMFGAMFIIEGLGQAKAGRWAEQIKEHTGLGDDAVSFLAYHGENDDDHYEKLRTILSAPFITGPVAERIVKTARTVGRLYCLQLEELGNV